The nucleotide window AGAGCGCGAATTCCCCCATGACCCGGACCAGCTTGATCCGGAAGGCCGGATCGGCGATTTCGAGGATGATCCCGGCCAGAAGCGAACCGGCGCCGACTCCGTTTTCAAGCACGGGGCCGATGCAGTAATATTCCGGGTGCAGCGTGGTTTCCGCCATGGCCGAGAAGCCGGATTTCCGCATGAAATACGAGAGGTTTTCGAGCGTCCGCTGCGGAAAGCGCCGCGCTTCGGTGCGGAAGTCCTCCCAGAGCCGAACCAGCCCCGGCCGCGAATCGTTGTCGTACCATTGCAGATGCACGTCGATCAGTCCGTCGATGAGATCGACTTTCGGCGCGTCGAGCTTTGCCGCGAACTCCCGCCGCCGCCGCCGGAGCGTGATGGCGGCCTGAAGCTGATGGGCGCGCCGCCGTGCGAGCGCGTCGTCGCTTTCCTGCAGTTCGGCGAGCACTTCCCCGAGCTCCTGCTCACGGTCCAGAAGCTCGGCCATGGCGCTGACCGCCACGTGCTCATCCTCATCGTCCAGGAGGGAGATCAGGCTTTCAAGACTCGGATTGCGACTCATTCTGCGTCGTTTTCCTGACCGGGAATTTGCCGAGAAGCGCGTCGTTTGCGATCGACTTGACCTCTTCGGAGAAATCACTGCGCACGATCCAGCGCAAAAAGCCCGGATCATTCGCCGCAAGCTCCTTCAGCGTGCGTCCTGCATTTTTGCCGAAATTGACAACGACTTCGTCGCCGCTCCATTTGAACCGGCGGGTCCGGTCGACCGCATCGGCGCCGAGCAGGTCGCCGAATTCGGCGAGGCCGCCCGGATCGCGCGGCAGCTCCGGGTGTTTGGCGAACTGGCCGAGCAGCACCTCGAAGGTCGCCGCAGTATCGGCCGCCGCGCCGTGGGCTCCTTCAAGCTCCTTGCCGCAGAAAAATTCATAGGCCGCCGAGAGCGTGCGCGGGTAGAGTTTGCAGAAGATGTTGTAGACGTCGACGACCTTGCGGTCATCCACCTTGAATTCGAAGCCGGCGCGCTTGAACTCCGCTTCGAGCATCGGAATGTCGAAGCCGGTGATGTTGTAGCCGCAGAGGTCGCAGCCGTTGATGTAGTTGAAGAGCTTTTCGGCGATGAGCGAAAAGACCGGGCACTCCTTCACATCGTCGTCGGTGATGCCGTGAACCGCGGTCGCCCCGGGCGGAATCGGCATTTCCGGATTCAGCCGCCGCACGGTATTCTGGGTGCGACCGTCCGGGAACACTTTCAGCACGGCGATTTCGACGATGCGGTCGCGCTGAGGCATGATTCCGGTGCTTTCGATATCGAATACGACCAGCGGCCGTTCGAGCTTCAATTCATTTGACATGGCAGAGGGACTCCTGTTAACTTTCATTATTAAGTGAGAATATATCACGGTTTTACATGCAATGCAATCGGATTTTCCGATTTTCCGGCGGGAATGCCGGGCCGGGATTGACAATTTTCCCCTTTTATGCTATTGTTATCCCCGTGCGGGCGTCGGGGAGTTGCCTGCCGGAAACAAGTCTGCTTACAATCCGGGGAGGATTACATGTTCAAGGAAGAACGCAGGGAGCTGATGTTCGACTGGTCGATGCTCGGCGACATCGGCGAGGGCCGTCCGAATCTCGGCATGACGATGAATGTGGCCGTCTACCGGCTGATGCAGTTCACGCTGCGCGACGTGCTGATCCGGGAGTACGGCGTGGCGGAAGCAGACCGTATTTTTTTCGAGGCGGGCAAGAAGGCGGGCGAAGAGTTTTTCCGCCATAACCTGAAGGGATGCCGCGACTTCGACGAACTGACCGTGCGTCTTCAGGAGGATCTGCGCGAATACCGGATCGGGATTCTGCGCTTCGAGCGGACCGAGCCGGAAAACGGGGAGTTCACGATCACCGTGGCCGAAGACCTCGACTGCTCCGGGCTGCCGATTTCGGATGAGACGATCTGCACGTACGACGAAGGGTTCCTGAGCGGAATCCTCGGTGAATTTTTCGGACGGCCGTTCAATGTCCGGGAGGTCGACTGCTGGTGCCTCGGAGACCGGATCTGCCGCTTTGAAGCGAAATCGAACCGCTGAGCCGCACCCATGCTGGAAGTGAACGAAACGTATCTGGACCGGCTGAGCGAAGCGGTCTATTCGCTGCTCAACGGGCGGCCGGCCGCTCCGGTCGAGCTGCCGCCGGATCATCCGCAGGACGAACTCCGGCAGCTCGCCGGTTATGTGAACAGCCTGATTGCGGAATATGGAACACTTTCGGCCGGAATCTCTTCCGTTGCGCGCGGCAACCTCGATTTCACGATCGGAAAGGGGAAGCTTGAGGCGCTCCAGCAGTTGAAGACTCTTCAGGGCAATCTGCGCCATCTGACCTGGAAAACCCAGCGGATCGCCGGAGGGGATTTCGAGCAGAAGGTCGATTTCATGGGGGATTTCTCCACCGCGTTCAACAGCATGACCCGGCAGCTCAAGGAGGCGTTCGAGAAGATCGAAAAGCAGAATGAGGAACTCTCCGAAGCGTACCGCGCCATCAAGCGCGAAAAGGAGAAATCCGACCGGCTGCTGCTGAATATCCTGCCGGTTCGCGTCGCCGAGGACCTGAAACGCACCGGAAAGACCTCGCCCGAGATGTTCGAGCATGTGACCGTGGCGTTTGCCGATATCGTCGGCTTCACGAACCTCTCCGCCGAGCTCGACCCGAAGGTGCTGATCGATGAGCTGAACGAGATCTTCACCGGGTTCGACCTGATCGTCGAGCGGAACGGCTGCGAACGGATCAAGACCATCGGAGACGCCTATCTCGCCGTGAGCGGCATGAATTCCGGCACCGGCCGGCACGCCCGCAACATCGTCGATGCGGCGCTCGGCATGATCCGGTTCCTGGAGGAACGCAACGCCGGCAGGGAACTGCGCTGGCAGGTGCGGATCGGCATCCACTCCGGCCGGGTGGTCGGCGGCGTCGTCGGCATCAAAAAATACATCTACGACGTGTTCGGGGATACGATCAACACGGCCTGCCGCATGGAACAGAATTCCGAACCGATGAAAATCAACATCTCCGAGGCGGCCCGCGCCGAAATCGGGGAACATTATGCGCTTTTCGAGCGCGGTGAACTCAACGTGAAAGGCAAGGGCGGCATGAAAATGTATTTCGTGACCGGCCCGCGCCGGAAGGAAATGGAGGAATGAGACGTTTTGCCCTGTACGGCGTCTGCTGCGCCGTCATGATGTTCGCGCTTTGCGGCTGCCGGATGCTGGAATGGCGGCAGGTCACCTTTTACAAGGGGCTCAAGATCCGCGAAGACCTGCTGGAAAAGAACAGTTACAACCTGAAGTACAAATACGGCAACCCGATGCCGAAGGTCGAATATATCACGATTCACAACACCTGGAACGTCGGGCCCGCGGTCAATGAACGGACCTATCTGAACAACCGCCGGGACAACAGCTATGTCTCGTATCATTTCGCCGTCGACGAGAGCGAGGCGATCCAGATTCTGCCGCTCGACGTGAACGGCTGGCATGCCGGAGACGGGCAGGGGAAAGGCAACCGCGCCAGCATCGGCATTGAAATCTGCCGCAGCCGCTGCACAGGAAAGGACGAACAGCTCTACCGCCGGGCGGAGGCCAACGGCGTGAAGCTCGCCGCCTGTCTGCTGCGCAAATTCAACCTGCCGCTGTCGGCGCTGCGCAAGCATCAGGACTGGAGCGGCAAGAACTGCCCGCACCGGATTCTCGACGAAAAACGCTGGGAATCCTTCCGGCGGCAGGTCGGCGACGCGATGCGCTGAGGAGTGCCCGGCCGCGGGGAGAATGCCGCGGGTTCCGGCGGTCAGCTGTAGAGGGTCGCTCCGCTTGCGTCGGTAGCGACGACGAGCGGGAAGTCCTCGACTTCGAGGCGGTAAATCGCCTCGGGACCGAGATCCGGGAAGGCGATCAGCTCGCACCGCTTGATGCATTGGGCGATCAGGGCGCCGGCGCCGCCGGTCGCCGCGAAGTAGACAGCGCCGCAGCGCCGCATGGCTTCGACCACGGGGGAGGTGCGCGCGCCTTTGCCGATCATGCCGCGAAGTCCGCACGCTTCCAGCAGCCGCGGCGAATAGGCGTCCATCCGGTAGCTGGTGGTCGGCCCGGCGCTGCCGATCGGGCGTCCGGGCGGGGCGGGGCAGGGGCCGACGAAGTAGATGACCTGGTCCTTCAGCTCCACCGGAAGCGGCTTCCCTTCGTCGAGAAGAGCGACGAGACGCTTGTGCGCCTGGTCGCGGCCGGTCCAGATCACGCCGGAGAGCAGCACCCGGTCACCGGCTTTCAGCCCTCTCGCTACCTCTCCGGTGAGCGGAGTCGTTATTCTGATCGTGTTCATAAAGTCACCTCCGCATGGCGCGCCGCATGGCAGTTCAGGTTGATCGCGACCGGCAGGCTGGCGATATGGCACGGAAAATATTCGATGTGGACCGCAAGGCTCGTCACGACTCCGCCGAGCCCCTGCGGGCCGACGCCGGTCGCGTTGATCTTCTCGAGAATCTCCGCTTCGAGTTCGGCATAGCGCGGGTCCGGGTGCGGCTCGCCGGTTTTGCGCAGCAGCGCTTTTTTGGCGAGATACGCGGCTTTCTCGAAAGTTCCGCCGATGCCCATGCCGACCACGGTCGGCGGACACGGATTGCCGCCTGCGTTCCGCACGGTCTCGACCGCGAACTCCACCACGCCCTTCCGGCCGTCGGAGGGTTTCAGCATCCGGATGGCGGACATGTTTTCGGAACCGCCTCCCTTCGGCGCGAGGACGATGCGGAGCCCGTCGCCCGGCACGAGCTCAAGGTGGATCACCGGCGGCGTGTTGTTTTTCGTATTCCTGCGGTCGAACAGCGGATCGTCGACGATCGATTTGCGCAGGAAATGCGTCTCGTAACCGCGGGCGGTTCCGGCCGCCACCGCCTCGCTGAGCGTGCCGCGGTCGAGCCGGACGCGGTCGCCGAGCTCGATGAAGTAGACTGCGAAGCCGGTGTCCTGACAGAGCGCCATGCGTTCCGCCCCGGCGATTCGCGCATTTTCGAAATACTGGCGGAAGAAATCGGCGGCGAGTTCGCCCGTCTCCTGTTTCTCCATGACTTTCAGCCGGTCGAGGACGTCGGGCGGCAGGTCGCAGGCGGCCTTGCCGCAGAGTTCCGCGACCGCCGAAGCGATCGTTTCAAACGGAATGATTCTGCAGTCGTTCATGATGATCAAAGCTCGATATAGTGTTTCTGGATTTCCGGAGTGCGTTCCGCGATGTTCGACAGGCGTTCGCCGATTTTGGTCATTTCTCCGAGCATTTCGATGAAGATGACGGCATTGGCCAGCTGGCACTTGCCTTTCCGGAGCCGTTCGGTATGGGCGGCTTCGAGCTTGGCGGCCATTTTCTGGAGCCGTCGCTCGTCCTTCATGGCGAACTTGATCTGTTCGGGACTCGTGCTGCCGAGCGCCGAGATCGTGTTGCGGGCCTGATCGTCGAGGACGTTCCAGAGTTTGCGGAGATCTTTCTTGCCGGAGAGGGAGACCTTCTTGCCGGTTTTCAGCAGCCGGTCGGTCAGCTGGAGGATGAGCTCGGTGTGGTCGGCGATGCGCTCCGCGTCATTCGTGCAGTGCATGAGCAGCGGGACGAGCTCGGACTGCGGCTCGGTCAGCTGCCGCCGGGTGATCTGGACGAGGTAGGCGGTCACTTCCGTCTGCATGGCGTCGATCCGCTCCTCGGCCTCGGCGAGCGCTTTATACCTGTCGGCGTCGGAGACTCCGGCGATGAAGTGCATGTTGACGGCCTGGTCGACCATTTTCCAGGAGTCTTCGACCATCATGCGGATCACGCTGACGGACTGCTTCAGCGCAACGGACGGCGTCGACAGCAGGTTCGGCTCGAGCGGCTGGATCCGGATTTTCTCGTTGGCCGGGATCGGCAGCAGCCAGTTGCAGAGCCGCGCGAACTGGTTGATGAACGGCAGCAGCAGCAGGACGACCGCGACGTTGAAGAAGGTGTGCGCCATGGCGATATGGCGTTCGATATTCTGCGGGTCCGGCGCGAAAACATTGCCCGGCGTGATCGCATTGATGAAATAGAGGAATACCGGAATCCGCTGCGGTCCGTACGGCACGTAGAACAGCACGAGCATGAGGACCGCGCCGAAAAGATTGAACAGTGTGTGGGCGACGGCCGCCTGCTTGGCGACGCGGTTCGCCGTGATCGCCGCGAGCATGGCGGTGATGGTCGTGCCGATATTGGTGCCGATGAGGAGCGGTACGGCGGTCCAGAAGTTGATGAGTCCGCCCGCCGCCAGCGCGAGCACGATGCCCATCGCGGCCGAGCTCGACTGGATCAGCACGGTGGCGACCAGCCCGATCAGGATCGCTCCGAGCACCGCGCCGATCGGCATCCAGCCGCCGAAAGCGGCCGGGCGGCAGTCGAACCACTGGAACGCGTTCCGGAAATCCGGGAAGTCCGCGAGCATTTTGAGCTCGCCGGACATCATCATCATGCCGAAGAACAGCAGCCCGAAACCGAGGATGCTCTCTCCCCACCCCTTGACCGTCCGTTTTTTGGAAAGCGTGATGACGAAACCGATCGTGATCGCCGGCAGCGCCAGCCCGGAGAGATTGAACGAAATGATCTGCGCCGTGACGGTCGTGCCGATGTTCGCGCCGAAGATGATGCCGATCGCCTGCGACAGATTCAGCAGCCCGGCGTTGATGAAGCCGATGACCATGACCGTCGTGGCGCTCGACGACTGGATGACCGCCGTGACCAGCGTTCCGGCCAGCACGGCGACGATGCCGTTGCGGGCGAAGAACTGCAGGACCTTCTTCATGTTCTCGCCGGCGATCTTCTGAATGCCGTCGCCCATGAGTTCCATGCCGAAGACGAAGAGCGCGAGTCCGCCGAGCACGGCGATGACGACCGAGATGATGTTGAAGCCGAGCAGCTTGACCGTCTTGTTCTGGATCAGGAAGCCCTCTTCCGGGCTGACCACGCTGATTCCGATGTTGTAGACGCCGCTGCGGTCGCCGAGTTTCACCTCGGTTTCGGCGATGCCGTCGGCGTTGGTCACCGCCGTCGGCGTCAGGATTTTCGCATTGGTTCTGGCGCCTTCGGCGGTGGCCAGCAGGTCGAAGTTGACTGCGACGCCCTGAGCGGGAGACCCGTCCGGCTTCACAAGCTTCACCGAGAGCGGCTCGGCGCTGACCGATCCGGTCCGGTACTGCTCGTTGTCGCCGTCGATCTGCATGCCGGTGATGAAACGGAGCGTGACGCTTCTGTCGGGGGCATCCTTCGGAATGATCCGCAGATACTGGTCGCCTGTGGTTTTTCCGGCGGTGACGGTCACGACCGCGCCGCCGCCCTCGTCGGTCTTGACGACTTCCGGCTCGACCTTCAGGTCGGAGCCGTCGGCGGGTTCGAAGAGCACGACGCTTCCGGCCGCGGGCGAACGGCTGCCTTTGCCGCCGAGCAGCCCGGGTTCCTGCGGGCCGAGCAGTTCGATCTTGACCGGCCTGGCGAACGCCTTTCCGGGCAGGGCGCATTGTTCGGCGCCGTCGACGACCCTGATCTGGTCGACGGTCCGGCTGCCGGTTTCTCCGCAACCGGTCAGCACGATCAGAAATCCGGCAATCAGGGCGAGACAGAGAGGCGTTCCGATCCGGGAGAGTGGTGCCATGAATGTATCCTATTGGTTGTTTTCCGAAACAGCACGGTCGCATACTATACTTCCGGATCGGTCAATTCTCAAGTTTTCGCCCCTTCTTTTCTTGTAAATTCACGGAGAAGTGCTATAATTTACAGAAATGCAGACAACCGGAATCAACCAGTTATGAGGAGGCACGGGATGGATCGTCGGGATTTTCTGAAGGGGACCGCCGCGCTTGCGCTGACGGTCGGAATCGCCGGGCGGCTCGGAAATGCGGCCGCCGCGGAACAGCAGCCTCCGGCGGAGGGGAAAACACCGGATCTGGTCGCCCTGCGGGGAGATTCGCCGGCTGAAATGTTCGACGCCGGAATCGCCCTCTTCGGCGGCATGTCCGCTTTCGTCAAGCCCGGTCAGAGCGTGGTCATCAAACCGAACATCGGCTGGGACCGTCCGCCCGAAAGCGGCGCGAACACGAATCCGGAGCTGGTCGGTCGCATGGTCAGCCGCTGCCTGGAGGCCGGAGCGAAGGAGGTTTCCGTCTTCGACCACACCTGCGACAACTGGGTCGCCAGCTATTCGAAAAGCGGAATCAGGGCGGCGGTCGAGGCCGCCGGCGGCAAGATGGTCTCCGGCGCGGTGGAGGAGGATTACCGCGAGGTCGATATTCCCGGCGCCGTCAACATGAAGAAGGCGAAGGTGCATCGGCTGATTCTCGACAGCGACGTATTTTTCAACGTTCCGGTCCTCAAGCACCACGGCGGCGCGAAGCTGACCTGCGCCATGAAGAATTTCATGGGGCTCGTCTGGGACCGGCGCCATATGCACGCCAACAACCTGCAGCAGTGCATCGCCGATGCGAGCCTGATCCGGCGGCCGGACCTGAACGTGGTCGACGCGTTCCGGGTCATGACGACCGGCGGTCCGCGCGGCAACGCGAATTCGGTGGTGCGGAATCTGCGCAGTCTGCTCCTGTCGCGCGACATCGTCGCCGTCGATACGGCTTCGGCGCGCATGATCGACTTCCCGCTTTCGACGATCGGGCATATCCCGGCCGGGCAGAAGCTCGGACTCGGCACGACCGAGCTCGGCAAACTCGATATCCGGAGGGTGGTGCTCTGAACCATGCTGAAGTTCCGGCTGCTGAAGTATCTGCGAATTGTCGTCTCGCTGCTCGTTCTGGCGGGTTTCCTCGCCGGATTTTCATCGCTTGCCGTCTGGTGCGGCGAAGCGGCGAAAGGGGAGTTCCTGCCGTCGTTTCTCCGCGCGCTCACGCGGTTTTCGGTTGTGTCGCTGGTTCTGTTTGCGGTCGTTGCCGCTTCCGCGCTGCTGGCGGGCCGGTTCTACTGCTCTTTCTGCTGTCCGCTCGGCGTGATGCAGGATATTTTTGCGCGCCTCGGCAGGCTGGTCAGCTTCAACCGCTTCCGGTATAAGCTCCAGCCGAACCTGAAACGCACACGCTGTCTGGTGCTGCTGATTGCGGTCCTGCTCGCGCTCGGCGGCTGGATCGTGCCGCTCGGCCTTCTCGATCCGTATTCGCTTTTCGGACGGAACGCGGCCGGCGTCGGGCAGGCGCTTTTCATCGAGGGCAACAACAGTCTGTACGGGCGGGTCGATTCGGTCGTTCCGCTGGAACCGCGCCCGGAGGTCCCGCTGCTGCCGGCCGCGCTGGCCGGAGGGCTGCTGCTGGCGGTTCTGGGCGCGGCGGCATACCGGGGGAGGATTTTCTGCAATACGCTCTGTCCGGTCGGGGCGGTGCTCGGGCTCCTGGCGCGCCGGGCGTTTTTTCCGCTCGGACTCGATCCCGACAAGTGCATGCGGTGCGGCCAATGCGTGAAGGTCTGCAAGGCCGGCTGTATCGACGTCCGGAACCGGAGGCTCGATACCGAGCGCTGCGTGGCGTGCATGAACTGCGGCGCAGTCTGCCGTTTCGGGGCGATCCGTTTCGGCCGCCGTCCGGAGAAGGAGGTTCCGCCGGAGGAACCGAAGCAGGAGGTCGACCGGGGACGCCGGGCTTTTCTGGCCGCGGCCGGAATTTCCGCCGCTCTGGCGCTGCCGGCCGGGCGGCTGATCCGGCACAGCGCCTCATCGGGGAAAGCCGCCGGCGGCGTGCCGCCGGTGATGCCGCCCGGAGCCGGCAGCCGCGATGAATTCCTGCGCCGCTGCACGGGCTGCGGACTGTGTATCGCAAACTGTACCGGACACACCCTGAAACCGGCCTTCCTCGAATACGGACTGGCCGGGATGGGGCAGCCGGTGCTTTCCTTTGAAGTCGGCAAATGCGAGTTCGAATGCCGCAACTGTTCGAATCTCTGTCCGACCGGCGCGCTGAAAAAATTGACCGCCGACGAGAAGCACCATTGCCGGATCGGCGAGGTGCGGTATTACCGGGAGCGTTGCGTGGTCGTGACCGACGGCACAAGCTGCGGGGCCTGTGCCGAACACTGTCCGACCGGTGCGCTCCAGATGGTGCCGTACAGAGATCACCTGACGATTCCTCAGGTGGTGGAGGAGCTCTGCATCGGCTGCGGCTGCTGTCAGTACATCTGCCCGGTGTCGGGGGCGGAGGGGAAGGCGGTTATGGTGCACGGCGTCGCGGAGCAGACCCGCGCCGCCGATCCGCACAGGGTTCTGGAGAAAACGGAGACGGAACAGCCGGAAACGGAAGAGTTTCCGTTCTGAGAATGGAAAGAGTAGCCGGAATGATTCCGGTGGGAGATCGGTCGGGAATGGTGAAGCATTATATTCGCAGAATCGTGCGGTTCTGGAAAGTCGTCTGGTGGTTTATCGTATCGAGCATCCGGGTGCACCGGGATCAGAAGGGGCGCTCCGGCTGGGATGCCGTCGCATGTTCGGCCCGGCATGCGCGGGAGTGGGCGCGCGGCTCGGCGAGGATTTTCAATTTCGAGATTGAGGTCCACGGCGATCCGCAGCAGTTTCCGGGCGGGCTGATCGTCAGCAATCATCAGGGGTATCTGGATATTCTGACCCATGCGGCGATTTTCCCGATCCGGTTCGCGCCGAAGATGGAGATGCGGAAATGGCCGGTGCTCGGCCCGTTCGTCGCGCAGAGCCGCCCGATCTGGATCAACCGCACGTCGCGTCAGAAATCGAAGGAGGCCGCCGATGAAATGATTGCGACGCTCGAGCACAAGATCAATCTGCTCGTCTATCCGGAGGGAACGAGCACGGACGGCGAGCACGGGCTGCTGCCGTTCAAGTCGACGCCGTTCGAGGCGGCGGTCGAGGCCGGGTGCCGCATTCAGCCGCTGCTGACGTTTTTCAGCAGCGGGGACCCGAACGCCTATCCGCTGGCCTGGTTCGGGCACGCTGCGCTTTTTCCGCACATCTGGCGGATTCTCGGCCTGTCGCATGTGAAGGCCGATGTTTATATTCTGCCGGTCGTGGAACCGGTTCCCGGTGAAAACCGCAAGGAGCTGGCCGCCCGGGTCCATGAACTCATGTGTGCCGAATACAAAAGGATCAAAGGTCATGATGAAACCTGAAAAATATCTGCGCGGCGCATTCGGCGCCTGGGAGATGCTGATCGATTTTCCGCTGCCGGCGGCTTTGCGCGCCCGGCTCGGCGGCAGGACGGATGCGACTTCGAAGCTGGTCGGATTTCCGCTGGCGGGGGCGGCGGTCGGCATCCTGCTGGCGCTGGCGGCGGTCTTCTGCTCGGTCGTTTTCAAGCCGGTGGCG belongs to Victivallis lenta and includes:
- a CDS encoding 3'-5' exonuclease, with product MSNELKLERPLVVFDIESTGIMPQRDRIVEIAVLKVFPDGRTQNTVRRLNPEMPIPPGATAVHGITDDDVKECPVFSLIAEKLFNYINGCDLCGYNITGFDIPMLEAEFKRAGFEFKVDDRKVVDVYNIFCKLYPRTLSAAYEFFCGKELEGAHGAAADTAATFEVLLGQFAKHPELPRDPGGLAEFGDLLGADAVDRTRRFKWSGDEVVVNFGKNAGRTLKELAANDPGFLRWIVRSDFSEEVKSIANDALLGKFPVRKTTQNESQSES
- a CDS encoding V4R domain-containing protein, encoding MFKEERRELMFDWSMLGDIGEGRPNLGMTMNVAVYRLMQFTLRDVLIREYGVAEADRIFFEAGKKAGEEFFRHNLKGCRDFDELTVRLQEDLREYRIGILRFERTEPENGEFTITVAEDLDCSGLPISDETICTYDEGFLSGILGEFFGRPFNVREVDCWCLGDRICRFEAKSNR
- a CDS encoding adenylate/guanylate cyclase domain-containing protein translates to MLEVNETYLDRLSEAVYSLLNGRPAAPVELPPDHPQDELRQLAGYVNSLIAEYGTLSAGISSVARGNLDFTIGKGKLEALQQLKTLQGNLRHLTWKTQRIAGGDFEQKVDFMGDFSTAFNSMTRQLKEAFEKIEKQNEELSEAYRAIKREKEKSDRLLLNILPVRVAEDLKRTGKTSPEMFEHVTVAFADIVGFTNLSAELDPKVLIDELNEIFTGFDLIVERNGCERIKTIGDAYLAVSGMNSGTGRHARNIVDAALGMIRFLEERNAGRELRWQVRIGIHSGRVVGGVVGIKKYIYDVFGDTINTACRMEQNSEPMKINISEAARAEIGEHYALFERGELNVKGKGGMKMYFVTGPRRKEMEE
- a CDS encoding N-acetylmuramoyl-L-alanine amidase family protein, yielding MRRFALYGVCCAVMMFALCGCRMLEWRQVTFYKGLKIREDLLEKNSYNLKYKYGNPMPKVEYITIHNTWNVGPAVNERTYLNNRRDNSYVSYHFAVDESEAIQILPLDVNGWHAGDGQGKGNRASIGIEICRSRCTGKDEQLYRRAEANGVKLAACLLRKFNLPLSALRKHQDWSGKNCPHRILDEKRWESFRRQVGDAMR
- a CDS encoding Fe-S-containing hydro-lyase → MNTIRITTPLTGEVARGLKAGDRVLLSGVIWTGRDQAHKRLVALLDEGKPLPVELKDQVIYFVGPCPAPPGRPIGSAGPTTSYRMDAYSPRLLEACGLRGMIGKGARTSPVVEAMRRCGAVYFAATGGAGALIAQCIKRCELIAFPDLGPEAIYRLEVEDFPLVVATDASGATLYS
- a CDS encoding fumarate hydratase codes for the protein MNDCRIIPFETIASAVAELCGKAACDLPPDVLDRLKVMEKQETGELAADFFRQYFENARIAGAERMALCQDTGFAVYFIELGDRVRLDRGTLSEAVAAGTARGYETHFLRKSIVDDPLFDRRNTKNNTPPVIHLELVPGDGLRIVLAPKGGGSENMSAIRMLKPSDGRKGVVEFAVETVRNAGGNPCPPTVVGMGIGGTFEKAAYLAKKALLRKTGEPHPDPRYAELEAEILEKINATGVGPQGLGGVVTSLAVHIEYFPCHIASLPVAINLNCHAARHAEVTL
- a CDS encoding Na/Pi symporter, encoding MAPLSRIGTPLCLALIAGFLIVLTGCGETGSRTVDQIRVVDGAEQCALPGKAFARPVKIELLGPQEPGLLGGKGSRSPAAGSVVLFEPADGSDLKVEPEVVKTDEGGGAVVTVTAGKTTGDQYLRIIPKDAPDRSVTLRFITGMQIDGDNEQYRTGSVSAEPLSVKLVKPDGSPAQGVAVNFDLLATAEGARTNAKILTPTAVTNADGIAETEVKLGDRSGVYNIGISVVSPEEGFLIQNKTVKLLGFNIISVVIAVLGGLALFVFGMELMGDGIQKIAGENMKKVLQFFARNGIVAVLAGTLVTAVIQSSSATTVMVIGFINAGLLNLSQAIGIIFGANIGTTVTAQIISFNLSGLALPAITIGFVITLSKKRTVKGWGESILGFGLLFFGMMMMSGELKMLADFPDFRNAFQWFDCRPAAFGGWMPIGAVLGAILIGLVATVLIQSSSAAMGIVLALAAGGLINFWTAVPLLIGTNIGTTITAMLAAITANRVAKQAAVAHTLFNLFGAVLMLVLFYVPYGPQRIPVFLYFINAITPGNVFAPDPQNIERHIAMAHTFFNVAVVLLLLPFINQFARLCNWLLPIPANEKIRIQPLEPNLLSTPSVALKQSVSVIRMMVEDSWKMVDQAVNMHFIAGVSDADRYKALAEAEERIDAMQTEVTAYLVQITRRQLTEPQSELVPLLMHCTNDAERIADHTELILQLTDRLLKTGKKVSLSGKKDLRKLWNVLDDQARNTISALGSTSPEQIKFAMKDERRLQKMAAKLEAAHTERLRKGKCQLANAVIFIEMLGEMTKIGERLSNIAERTPEIQKHYIEL
- a CDS encoding DUF362 domain-containing protein is translated as MDRRDFLKGTAALALTVGIAGRLGNAAAAEQQPPAEGKTPDLVALRGDSPAEMFDAGIALFGGMSAFVKPGQSVVIKPNIGWDRPPESGANTNPELVGRMVSRCLEAGAKEVSVFDHTCDNWVASYSKSGIRAAVEAAGGKMVSGAVEEDYREVDIPGAVNMKKAKVHRLILDSDVFFNVPVLKHHGGAKLTCAMKNFMGLVWDRRHMHANNLQQCIADASLIRRPDLNVVDAFRVMTTGGPRGNANSVVRNLRSLLLSRDIVAVDTASARMIDFPLSTIGHIPAGQKLGLGTTELGKLDIRRVVL
- a CDS encoding 4Fe-4S binding protein, with the translated sequence MLKFRLLKYLRIVVSLLVLAGFLAGFSSLAVWCGEAAKGEFLPSFLRALTRFSVVSLVLFAVVAASALLAGRFYCSFCCPLGVMQDIFARLGRLVSFNRFRYKLQPNLKRTRCLVLLIAVLLALGGWIVPLGLLDPYSLFGRNAAGVGQALFIEGNNSLYGRVDSVVPLEPRPEVPLLPAALAGGLLLAVLGAAAYRGRIFCNTLCPVGAVLGLLARRAFFPLGLDPDKCMRCGQCVKVCKAGCIDVRNRRLDTERCVACMNCGAVCRFGAIRFGRRPEKEVPPEEPKQEVDRGRRAFLAAAGISAALALPAGRLIRHSASSGKAAGGVPPVMPPGAGSRDEFLRRCTGCGLCIANCTGHTLKPAFLEYGLAGMGQPVLSFEVGKCEFECRNCSNLCPTGALKKLTADEKHHCRIGEVRYYRERCVVVTDGTSCGACAEHCPTGALQMVPYRDHLTIPQVVEELCIGCGCCQYICPVSGAEGKAVMVHGVAEQTRAADPHRVLEKTETEQPETEEFPF
- a CDS encoding lysophospholipid acyltransferase family protein; this encodes MVKHYIRRIVRFWKVVWWFIVSSIRVHRDQKGRSGWDAVACSARHAREWARGSARIFNFEIEVHGDPQQFPGGLIVSNHQGYLDILTHAAIFPIRFAPKMEMRKWPVLGPFVAQSRPIWINRTSRQKSKEAADEMIATLEHKINLLVYPEGTSTDGEHGLLPFKSTPFEAAVEAGCRIQPLLTFFSSGDPNAYPLAWFGHAALFPHIWRILGLSHVKADVYILPVVEPVPGENRKELAARVHELMCAEYKRIKGHDET